A single genomic interval of Vibrio gallicus harbors:
- a CDS encoding DUF2058 domain-containing protein, with amino-acid sequence MAKLTLQEQMLKAGLVNEKKLKKAKKGAKKSRVQSREAKAAAEENRVAQQERDKKINQEREQARLAKELKAQVKQLIDMNRIDTSKGEIKYNFTDGTLVKYLYVEELIRNQLSKGILSIARYGESYAVIPTIVAEKIATRVPEAVVSTSESTADDVDEDDPYKDYVIPDDLMW; translated from the coding sequence ATGGCGAAACTGACCCTTCAAGAACAAATGTTAAAAGCGGGCTTAGTGAATGAAAAGAAGCTAAAAAAGGCTAAGAAAGGCGCTAAAAAGTCCCGAGTTCAATCAAGAGAAGCGAAGGCCGCGGCAGAAGAAAACCGCGTTGCCCAGCAAGAGCGTGATAAGAAAATTAACCAAGAACGTGAACAGGCGCGCCTAGCTAAAGAGCTCAAGGCACAGGTTAAGCAGCTTATTGATATGAACCGTATCGATACCTCAAAAGGTGAGATTAAGTACAACTTTACTGACGGCACCCTAGTTAAGTATCTATATGTTGAAGAGCTGATTCGAAATCAACTGAGTAAAGGGATTTTGAGTATTGCGCGCTATGGCGAGAGCTACGCTGTCATACCAACCATAGTTGCAGAAAAAATAGCGACGCGAGTACCTGAAGCTGTGGTTTCAACCAGTGAATCAACCGCAGACGACGTAGATGAGGATGACCCATATAAAGACTATGTGATTCCTGATGACCTAATGTGGTAG
- the guaA gene encoding glutamine-hydrolyzing GMP synthase — MTKNIHDQRILILDFGSQYTQLVARRVREIGVYCELWSWDVEEADIREFNPDGIILSGGPESVTAANSPRAPQYVFDSGVPVFGICYGMQTMAEQLGGKVAGSDEREFGYAQVKVVQESALFNSIEDAIAEDGKALLDVWMSHGDKVVEIPSDFTKIAQTDTCPFAAMANEDKKYYGVQFHPEVTHTRQGNRMLENFVLNVCGCEKLWTSQSIIDDAIARIKEQVGDDEVILGLSGGVDSSVVAMLVHRAIGDKLTCVFVDNGLLRLNEGEQVMDMFGDHFGLNIIKIEAEERFLSALEGQSDPEQKRKTIGHVFIDVFDEESKKLKNAKWLAQGTIYPDVIESAASKTGKAHVIKSHHNVGGLPDDMEMGLVEPLRELFKDEVRKIGLELGLPYNMLYRHPFPGPGLGVRVLGEIKKEYCDLLRRADAIFIEELHAADLYNKVSQAFTVFLPVRSVGVMGDGRKYDWVVSLRAVETIDFMTAHWAHLPYDFLGKVSNRIINEVDGISRVVYDISGKPPATIEWE; from the coding sequence ATGACTAAGAATATCCATGACCAGCGTATTTTGATCCTTGATTTTGGTTCTCAGTACACTCAACTTGTTGCGCGTCGCGTTCGTGAAATTGGTGTTTACTGTGAGCTTTGGAGCTGGGATGTAGAAGAAGCGGACATTCGTGAATTTAACCCAGACGGTATCATTCTTTCTGGCGGTCCGGAGAGTGTAACTGCAGCTAACTCCCCACGCGCCCCTCAATATGTATTCGATTCAGGTGTTCCTGTATTTGGTATCTGCTATGGCATGCAAACCATGGCTGAGCAACTTGGCGGCAAGGTTGCAGGCTCTGATGAGCGCGAGTTCGGTTATGCGCAAGTTAAGGTTGTACAAGAATCAGCACTATTCAATAGCATCGAAGATGCTATTGCTGAAGATGGTAAAGCCTTACTTGATGTGTGGATGAGTCACGGCGATAAAGTTGTTGAGATCCCATCTGATTTTACCAAGATTGCGCAAACGGATACCTGTCCATTTGCAGCTATGGCAAACGAAGATAAAAAATACTATGGCGTGCAGTTCCACCCTGAAGTGACGCACACTCGCCAAGGTAATCGCATGCTAGAGAACTTTGTTCTTAATGTTTGTGGTTGTGAAAAGCTATGGACCTCTCAATCTATTATTGATGATGCGATTGCTCGTATCAAAGAACAGGTAGGTGATGACGAGGTTATCCTTGGTCTGTCTGGTGGTGTAGATTCTTCGGTTGTGGCTATGCTGGTTCACCGTGCAATTGGTGACAAACTGACTTGCGTATTTGTTGATAACGGCCTGCTTCGTCTTAACGAAGGCGAGCAAGTGATGGATATGTTTGGTGACCACTTTGGTCTGAATATCATTAAGATTGAAGCAGAAGAGCGTTTCTTGAGCGCCCTTGAAGGCCAATCTGATCCAGAACAGAAGCGTAAAACTATCGGTCATGTATTCATTGATGTTTTCGATGAAGAGTCGAAGAAATTGAAGAATGCTAAATGGCTTGCGCAAGGTACTATCTACCCAGATGTAATTGAGTCAGCGGCATCGAAAACAGGTAAAGCGCACGTTATTAAATCTCACCATAACGTTGGCGGTTTGCCAGATGATATGGAAATGGGGCTAGTTGAACCGCTTCGTGAGTTATTTAAAGATGAAGTGCGTAAGATTGGTCTAGAGCTTGGTCTGCCTTATAACATGCTTTACCGCCACCCTTTCCCAGGTCCTGGTCTAGGTGTACGTGTTCTTGGTGAGATCAAGAAAGAATATTGTGACCTATTGCGTCGCGCTGATGCTATCTTCATTGAAGAGTTACATGCAGCGGATCTATACAACAAGGTGTCGCAAGCCTTTACTGTATTCCTACCAGTTCGCTCGGTCGGCGTTATGGGTGATGGTCGTAAATACGATTGGGTTGTTTCTTTGCGTGCTGTTGAGACTATCGACTTTATGACTGCGCATTGGGCACACCTGCCATATGACTTCTTAGGTAAGGTTTCAAATCGCATTATCAACGAGGTTGATGGTATTTCGCGCGTTGTTTACGATATTTCAGGTAAGCCACCTGCAACAATCGAATGGGAATAA
- the guaB gene encoding IMP dehydrogenase has protein sequence MLRIAKEALTFDDVLLVPAHSTVLPNTADLRTRLTKNITLNIPMISASMDTVTEARLAIALAQEGGIGFIHKNMSIEQQAEMVRQVKIFEAGIVSDPVTVRPEQTISEVLKLTEKHGFAGFPVVADGQELVGIITGRDIRFVTELTKTVEEVMTPKARLAAVTEGASPEEVQEKMHEARVEKVLVVNDEFKLRGMITAKDFHKAERKPNACKDERGRLRVGAAVGAGAGNEERVAALVEAGVDVLLIDSSHGHSEGVLNRIRETRAAYPDLDIIGGNVATSAGARALIDAGVSAVKVGIGPGSICTTRIVTGVGVPQVTAIADAAEVAQEFDIPVIADGGIRFSGDICKAIVAGASCVMVGSMFAGTEEAPGEVILYQGRSYKSYRGMGSLAAMSQGSSDRYFQTDNAADKLVPEGIEGRIAYKGRLKEIVHQQMGGLRSSMGLTGSPTIEDMRTKAEFVRISGAGLNESHVHDVQITKEAPNYRLG, from the coding sequence ATGCTACGTATTGCCAAAGAAGCGCTGACCTTCGACGATGTATTATTGGTTCCAGCACACTCCACTGTTCTCCCAAACACTGCTGATCTGCGCACTCGTTTGACGAAAAACATTACCCTAAACATCCCAATGATCTCTGCATCTATGGATACAGTTACAGAAGCTCGCTTAGCGATTGCTCTGGCTCAAGAGGGGGGTATCGGTTTCATTCATAAGAATATGTCTATTGAACAGCAAGCTGAGATGGTTCGCCAAGTTAAGATCTTTGAAGCAGGCATTGTTTCTGACCCAGTGACTGTTCGCCCTGAACAAACTATTAGTGAAGTTCTTAAGCTAACTGAAAAACATGGTTTTGCTGGCTTCCCTGTAGTAGCGGACGGTCAAGAACTCGTGGGCATTATCACGGGGCGTGATATTCGTTTTGTTACTGAACTAACCAAAACGGTTGAAGAAGTAATGACGCCTAAAGCTCGCCTAGCGGCAGTGACAGAAGGCGCTTCTCCTGAAGAAGTTCAAGAGAAAATGCACGAAGCTCGCGTTGAAAAAGTTCTCGTTGTAAATGATGAATTCAAACTTCGCGGCATGATCACGGCAAAAGATTTCCATAAAGCAGAGCGTAAACCTAACGCATGTAAAGATGAGCGTGGCCGTCTACGTGTTGGCGCCGCAGTTGGTGCTGGCGCGGGTAACGAAGAGCGCGTTGCCGCTTTAGTTGAAGCCGGTGTTGATGTCCTATTAATCGATTCATCTCATGGTCACTCTGAAGGTGTTCTTAACCGTATCCGCGAAACACGTGCAGCATACCCAGATCTAGATATCATCGGTGGTAACGTTGCAACTAGCGCAGGTGCTCGTGCACTTATCGACGCTGGTGTAAGCGCAGTTAAAGTGGGTATTGGCCCAGGTTCAATCTGTACCACTCGTATTGTTACTGGTGTTGGTGTTCCTCAAGTGACAGCTATCGCTGATGCCGCTGAAGTTGCGCAAGAGTTCGATATTCCAGTTATCGCTGATGGCGGCATTCGTTTCTCTGGTGATATCTGTAAAGCTATCGTAGCGGGCGCATCTTGTGTGATGGTTGGCTCTATGTTTGCAGGTACTGAAGAAGCACCGGGTGAGGTTATCCTATATCAAGGTCGTTCTTATAAGTCTTATCGTGGCATGGGCTCTCTAGCTGCAATGTCTCAAGGCTCTTCAGACCGTTACTTCCAAACAGATAACGCTGCTGACAAACTTGTTCCTGAAGGCATCGAAGGTCGTATCGCATATAAAGGTCGCTTGAAAGAGATCGTTCACCAACAAATGGGTGGCTTACGTTCAAGCATGGGGCTTACTGGTAGCCCGACAATTGAAGATATGCGTACCAAAGCTGAATTTGTACGTATCTCTGGTGCTGGTCTGAATGAATCTCATGTTCATGATGTTCAGATCACTAAAGAAGCACCAAACTACCGCCTAGGTTAA
- the xseA gene encoding exodeoxyribonuclease VII large subunit: MPNELNLPSQPNKNIYTVSRLNADVRLLLENEMGIVWLIGEISNFSAPVSGHWYLTLKDSRAQVKCAMFRGNNRRVSFKPENGKQVLVKARLSLYEPRGDYQLIIDSMQPEGDGRLQQQFEQLKMQLAGEGLFAQSSKLPIPEHPQRIGVVTSSTGAALHDILRVLKRRDPSLPVIIYPTLVQGESAAFSIAQAIGLANERNECDVLIVGRGGGSLEDLWCFNHEAVARTIAASQIPIISAVGHEVDVTIADFVADMRAATPSAAAELVSRDQSYKLDQLVSKKRQLIAAIKQQLAMHQQQMLIQQHRLQQLHPKHQLQQQSQQLDEKETRIRQAIRDLLAARKQQLANLSHRLELRSPDNQLITAKQQLTSLEQRLHSALSTRMNKEKYALGLLAEKLDAVSPLATMKRGYSISSIGSTVVTKAKQVKADDMLTTRFADGKITSKVISIES; encoded by the coding sequence ATGCCTAACGAGTTGAATTTGCCCTCCCAACCAAATAAAAACATCTATACCGTCTCACGCTTAAATGCAGATGTTCGTCTGTTACTAGAAAACGAAATGGGTATAGTGTGGCTTATCGGCGAAATATCAAACTTCTCAGCCCCAGTTTCTGGGCATTGGTACCTCACTCTAAAAGACTCTCGCGCCCAGGTTAAATGTGCCATGTTTCGTGGCAACAACCGTCGAGTAAGCTTTAAACCTGAGAATGGAAAACAGGTATTGGTAAAAGCACGCCTCTCTTTATATGAGCCACGTGGAGATTATCAACTGATCATCGACTCTATGCAGCCAGAAGGCGATGGCAGACTGCAACAGCAATTCGAGCAACTAAAAATGCAACTTGCTGGCGAAGGGTTGTTTGCTCAATCAAGTAAACTGCCTATTCCTGAGCATCCACAGCGAATTGGTGTTGTCACCTCATCTACTGGCGCTGCATTACACGATATTCTGCGCGTGCTAAAGCGTCGCGACCCTAGCCTACCTGTAATCATCTACCCTACCCTTGTACAAGGCGAATCTGCAGCTTTTAGTATCGCGCAGGCAATCGGCTTAGCAAACGAGCGCAACGAGTGCGATGTATTAATTGTTGGCCGAGGTGGCGGTTCTTTGGAAGACCTTTGGTGTTTCAACCATGAGGCAGTAGCTCGCACAATTGCCGCCAGCCAGATCCCGATTATCAGTGCCGTTGGGCATGAAGTTGATGTCACTATTGCAGATTTCGTTGCCGATATGCGCGCCGCTACCCCATCAGCAGCAGCTGAACTTGTCAGCCGAGATCAGAGCTACAAGCTCGATCAACTTGTCTCCAAGAAACGTCAGCTTATCGCCGCGATTAAGCAACAACTGGCCATGCATCAGCAACAGATGTTGATACAGCAGCATAGATTACAGCAGTTACACCCTAAGCATCAGTTGCAACAACAAAGCCAGCAGCTTGATGAAAAAGAAACCCGCATAAGACAAGCAATACGTGACCTATTAGCGGCACGAAAACAGCAGCTAGCTAATCTCAGCCATCGACTTGAGCTACGCTCACCTGACAACCAATTAATTACGGCAAAGCAGCAACTCACAAGCCTTGAACAAAGGCTACATAGTGCGCTATCTACCCGTATGAATAAAGAAAAGTATGCCCTTGGGTTGCTGGCAGAAAAGCTCGACGCAGTCAGTCCGCTGGCCACAATGAAGCGTGGCTACTCAATCAGTTCGATAGGATCAACTGTGGTTACAAAAGCCAAGCAAGTTAAAGCTGATGATATGCTTACTACCCGCTTTGCTGATGGCAAGATCACCTCAAAGGTTATATCTATAGAGTCGTGA
- a CDS encoding zinc ribbon domain-containing protein gives MQQNKCPQCNSDLEWDGKYVCHSCEQHYNKVGFCPDCDAEMEKLQACGAASYFCNSCNELKSKSRARFEFQPVA, from the coding sequence ATGCAGCAAAATAAATGCCCACAATGTAACAGTGATCTGGAATGGGATGGAAAGTACGTATGTCATAGCTGTGAACAACACTATAACAAGGTAGGTTTTTGTCCTGATTGTGATGCCGAGATGGAAAAGCTACAAGCGTGTGGGGCTGCCAGTTATTTTTGTAATAGCTGCAATGAGTTAAAGTCTAAATCTCGTGCTCGCTTTGAGTTTCAGCCTGTTGCCTAG